The following are from one region of the Phycisphaeraceae bacterium genome:
- a CDS encoding phosphotransferase: MVEPASVPPDPEPVDLARTPRVELERFSPRELQDVCARYELGKITAIREFRRGSPQSPKVVIEAARGRFLLKRRSPRTGDPFRVAFVHGVQLFLAARGFATPRIIGTRDDNNSMLQRDGFVYELFSYVDGEMYTGRDSEVADAGRQLARLHALIADHRPDRVMPQASGRVGMDLIGSCAVVERMDKSFASAMARIKAAALAADEELNRSDLSRRDVLIVHGDWHPGNMIFRDAEVAAVLDFDSARYAPPIVEVANGLLQFSMTRQGADPLRWPLEPDERKVRMFWRGYRGGLPADAPLVPYLMIELLIAEGLRPIIETGRFGHLDALTCLRLVARKCQWLCENAGALAGVLAVES; encoded by the coding sequence ATGGTCGAACCTGCCAGTGTACCTCCGGACCCCGAACCTGTTGACCTTGCGCGAACGCCTCGAGTCGAACTGGAGCGATTTTCGCCGCGTGAGTTACAGGACGTATGCGCGCGGTATGAACTGGGGAAAATCACGGCGATTCGGGAGTTTCGCAGGGGTTCGCCACAGTCTCCCAAAGTCGTGATCGAGGCGGCGCGAGGGCGGTTCTTGCTCAAGCGGCGAAGTCCGCGCACGGGAGATCCATTCCGCGTGGCGTTTGTGCACGGGGTGCAGTTGTTTCTGGCGGCACGGGGATTCGCGACGCCTCGCATTATCGGCACCCGCGACGACAACAACTCGATGCTCCAGCGTGACGGGTTCGTGTATGAACTCTTTTCATATGTTGATGGGGAGATGTACACGGGGCGTGACAGTGAGGTTGCCGATGCGGGGCGGCAACTGGCACGGTTGCACGCGCTGATTGCGGATCATCGACCGGATCGCGTGATGCCCCAGGCATCGGGCCGCGTCGGGATGGACTTGATCGGAAGTTGCGCGGTGGTGGAGCGCATGGATAAGTCTTTTGCATCGGCGATGGCGCGGATCAAAGCGGCGGCTTTGGCGGCCGATGAAGAGCTGAATCGGAGCGATCTGTCGCGGCGTGATGTCCTGATCGTGCATGGTGACTGGCACCCCGGGAACATGATTTTTCGGGATGCCGAGGTTGCTGCGGTGCTCGATTTTGATTCTGCGCGGTACGCGCCGCCGATTGTCGAGGTGGCCAACGGGCTGCTTCAGTTTTCGATGACGAGGCAGGGGGCGGACCCGCTGCGCTGGCCACTAGAACCCGACGAGCGGAAAGTGAGGATGTTCTGGCGGGGGTATCGAGGTGGGTTGCCGGCCGATGCACCGCTGGTGCCGTATCTGATGATCGAGTTGCTGATTGCCGAGGGGCTCAGGCCGATCATCGAGACCGGCCGGTTCGGACATCTGGACGCATTGACGTGCCTTCGGCTGGTCGCGAGAAAGTGCCAATGGCTTTGTGAAAATGCTGGCGCACTGGCGGGGGTGCTTGCGGTAGAATCATGA
- a CDS encoding PDZ domain-containing protein has translation MAYRSMVNQVRLGLVLASGLCACAGAQVSAELLAALDAPVWAQRDEAMRRMLEDRAAKLEDLEQLARSGELSPEQEIRVRQVARRLFEMRRLAGLGVQFSGFGPQGVVIGQTIEGFDAANHLVPGDMVQAANGQTMHTQDELRWTILSLDPGQEIEMRVLRGGSVVTLRVLLGAFADLPDAQRPSQTDLAYAFYKRWQRRALPPPRMPVGAEISIEDWARVEAAGVGEDRWPMTRENASRMVGLGGQPRSSTILRVGGHDMGQAGFFERDPERTRITEVAAIVDRTRALMLQRTLLEERAVNFERHADLAGDPERKQQLIELRNQTLAEIIRVDTELAQLRVVLQQLREGMP, from the coding sequence ATGGCGTATCGATCAATGGTCAACCAAGTTCGATTGGGGCTTGTGCTGGCGAGCGGCTTGTGTGCATGTGCGGGCGCGCAGGTTTCGGCAGAGTTGCTGGCTGCGCTCGACGCGCCGGTCTGGGCGCAGCGCGATGAGGCGATGCGTCGGATGCTGGAGGATCGGGCGGCCAAGTTGGAAGATCTGGAACAATTGGCGCGTTCGGGGGAACTATCGCCCGAGCAGGAGATCCGTGTGCGGCAGGTGGCCCGGCGGTTGTTCGAAATGCGGCGCCTGGCGGGTCTGGGTGTGCAGTTCAGCGGGTTCGGGCCTCAGGGCGTGGTGATCGGGCAGACCATCGAGGGGTTTGATGCTGCCAATCACCTGGTGCCCGGGGACATGGTGCAAGCTGCCAATGGGCAGACGATGCATACACAGGACGAACTGCGGTGGACGATCCTGTCGCTCGATCCGGGGCAGGAAATCGAAATGCGTGTGCTGCGCGGGGGTTCGGTGGTGACGCTGCGGGTCTTGCTGGGGGCGTTTGCGGATCTGCCCGATGCGCAGCGGCCTTCGCAGACGGATCTCGCGTATGCGTTTTACAAGCGATGGCAGCGTCGGGCGTTGCCGCCGCCACGCATGCCGGTGGGGGCTGAGATCTCGATCGAAGACTGGGCGCGTGTGGAGGCTGCGGGTGTTGGGGAGGATCGGTGGCCGATGACGCGTGAGAATGCGTCGCGCATGGTTGGGCTGGGGGGGCAACCACGGTCAAGCACGATACTGCGCGTGGGCGGTCATGATATGGGGCAGGCCGGTTTTTTTGAACGCGACCCGGAGCGCACGCGCATTACCGAGGTTGCAGCGATCGTGGACCGGACGCGTGCGCTGATGCTCCAGCGCACGCTGCTCGAAGAGAGAGCAGTGAACTTCGAGCGTCATGCCGATCTTGCGGGCGATCCGGAACGCAAGCAGCAACTCATCGAGTTGCGCAACCAGACACTGGCCGAGATCATCCGGGTGGATACAGAACTCGCGCAATTGCGAGTGGTGCTCCAGCAGTTGCGAGAAGGGATGCCTTGA
- a CDS encoding DUF4340 domain-containing protein, with product MSERSVIISVLIALLLLGAYLLVDHFRKPVAADPIALMTFDSAAVERIELVGSTAIQREEVLGSPRWMVHWTTPAGDKATWPADESRVRAGLRVLISAPIVPTDLPIQRSASLRIVLMDGSSELIHFDQQPMAGRIVIEKEPDEGRPVRGYVDAAIFSAFVETGLGAWRSPAALAPFATGPSLIELSSGTGSLTLTRRDARWALAEPINVPADADASRSLALTLAGVEVLAFRDDLTRADDRTGLDTPLATIITETEVRRGDGSLLRQSIVVGGATNLGGKSVFAELAWSLVEGNERARFLAGPVIAELATESLNALSTRVEPYVSRRGATFANNTVERIIIRQNTRSLALERSGLGWTTRQAALLPGDAAIVTTLLETLTVTTADQVRLTSALATDSMTVSLHMGIGPAAATFSIVPLTDPPGILALDGRVARGYATDANFLSSLSDLLAREGQNEPGADPQEPTLDDEGNSDSDLPRGA from the coding sequence ATGTCCGAGCGCAGCGTCATCATCAGCGTTTTGATCGCCCTTCTCTTGCTGGGCGCATACCTCCTCGTCGATCACTTCCGCAAGCCGGTCGCCGCCGACCCGATCGCCCTGATGACCTTTGACTCCGCCGCGGTCGAACGCATCGAACTCGTCGGCTCCACCGCGATCCAGCGCGAGGAAGTCCTCGGCTCGCCGCGCTGGATGGTGCACTGGACCACACCGGCGGGCGACAAGGCAACATGGCCAGCCGATGAATCGCGCGTCCGCGCCGGGCTGCGTGTGCTGATCTCGGCCCCCATCGTGCCGACCGATCTTCCGATTCAACGCAGTGCGAGCCTGCGCATCGTCCTCATGGATGGCTCATCCGAACTCATCCACTTCGATCAGCAACCGATGGCAGGACGAATCGTGATCGAAAAGGAGCCCGATGAAGGTCGCCCCGTGCGCGGCTATGTCGATGCTGCGATCTTCAGTGCATTCGTCGAAACCGGTCTCGGTGCGTGGCGATCACCCGCTGCGCTCGCCCCATTTGCCACGGGCCCTTCACTCATCGAACTCTCTTCGGGCACTGGCTCCCTCACACTGACAAGACGGGACGCACGCTGGGCACTGGCCGAGCCAATCAATGTTCCCGCTGACGCAGATGCCTCTCGCTCGCTGGCGCTCACCTTGGCAGGAGTTGAAGTCCTCGCCTTCCGCGACGATCTCACCCGCGCCGACGATCGAACGGGTCTCGATACGCCGCTCGCTACCATCATCACCGAAACCGAAGTTCGCCGAGGCGACGGTTCACTCTTGCGACAGAGCATCGTGGTCGGTGGCGCAACGAACCTCGGCGGAAAGTCGGTCTTTGCTGAACTCGCCTGGTCACTCGTCGAAGGCAACGAACGAGCCAGATTTCTAGCAGGGCCTGTCATCGCAGAACTCGCAACCGAATCGCTCAATGCCCTCTCCACCAGAGTCGAGCCCTATGTGTCAAGGCGCGGCGCGACATTCGCCAACAACACAGTCGAACGCATCATCATCCGACAGAATACTCGATCACTCGCACTCGAACGCAGCGGCCTCGGCTGGACAACGCGACAAGCCGCCCTCCTCCCCGGCGATGCTGCCATCGTCACCACCCTGCTCGAAACGCTCACAGTCACCACAGCCGATCAGGTACGTCTGACTTCAGCCTTGGCAACCGACTCCATGACCGTCTCCCTGCACATGGGCATCGGGCCTGCAGCCGCCACATTCTCCATCGTCCCCCTCACCGATCCGCCGGGAATATTGGCTCTCGACGGGCGTGTCGCGCGAGGCTACGCCACCGATGCAAATTTCCTCTCAAGCCTCAGCGACCTTCTCGCACGCGAAGGACAGAACGAACCGGGAGCAGATCCGCAAGAACCAACGCTCGACGACGAGGGCAACTCCGACTCCGATCTGCCCCGCGGAGCCTGA